A genomic segment from bacterium encodes:
- a CDS encoding nucleotidyltransferase domain-containing protein: protein MTQDRISAIIYPDGAKMDKQSKIPKKQFPISKVTLQKVKKVIEKIIETNNPSKVILFGSYITGKLNINSDLDVLVVSANRVESPRKESVRIRRALKGILMPMDIIVVNKSDLEELRDTPMLIYREALRNGKFVSIPSKQLRRH, encoded by the coding sequence GATAGAATTTCTGCTATAATATATCCAGATGGTGCAAAAATGGATAAACAGTCCAAAATACCCAAAAAGCAATTTCCTATCAGTAAAGTAACACTACAAAAGGTCAAGAAAGTTATTGAAAAGATTATTGAAACTAATAATCCCAGTAAGGTTATACTTTTTGGTTCTTATATCACCGGAAAGTTGAATATCAATAGTGACCTTGATGTGCTGGTTGTATCTGCTAATAGGGTTGAAAGCCCTCGAAAAGAGAGTGTTCGCATCCGTAGAGCATTAAAAGGGATTTTGATGCCTATGGATATTATAGTTGTCAATAAAAGCGATCTGGAAGAGTTAAGAGATACACCAATGCTGATTTACAGAGAAGCTCTCCGTAATGGGAAGTTTGTTTCCATTCCCAGCAAGCAGTTGAGAAGGCATTAA
- a CDS encoding HEPN domain-containing protein: MLFHKIDFPFTHDIQELLDTLESAKISIPSEIQDIDILTPYAVETRYPGYWGEILDNDVTEAIMLAEKTIKWASRSVQKFKE; this comes from the coding sequence CTGCTATTTCATAAGATAGACTTTCCTTTTACCCACGATATTCAAGAATTGCTTGATACCCTTGAATCCGCTAAAATTTCTATCCCTTCTGAAATACAAGATATTGATATATTAACACCTTATGCAGTAGAAACTCGCTACCCAGGATATTGGGGAGAAATTTTGGATAACGATGTAACAGAAGCCATTATGTTAGCAGAGAAAACAATTAAATGGGCAAGCAGGTCTGTTCAAAAATTTAAAGAATAA